AGCTGGTCGACTAATTGATGGTGGCAAACACAATGGCAAAGACTCGTACTGAAGGTGGCCGTAAGCCCTGGTGGATCATCGGCATCCTGATCATTCTCTTCTCCATGGGCAGCTCCGCGGCCATGTTCTACTTCATGGACGGTCGCAGCGGCGATGCCCCCAGCGCAGCGCAGGTTCAAGTCGAAGCGCCTCGCGCCGCCGAGCCAATCTTCGTCAACGTCTCCCCCTTCACCGTGAACTTGCAAAGCCGTCACTACGATCAGCGCCTGCTTTACATGGGGCTGTCGCTGCGGGTTGGCGATGTCGCGACACAAGAGGTGATCACTACCCACATGCCACAGGTACGTAGCCGAC
This DNA window, taken from Halomonas sp. TA22, encodes the following:
- the fliL gene encoding flagellar basal body-associated protein FliL codes for the protein MAKTRTEGGRKPWWIIGILIILFSMGSSAAMFYFMDGRSGDAPSAAQVQVEAPRAAEPIFVNVSPFTVNLQSRHYDQRLLYMGLSLRVGDVATQEVITTHMPQVRSRLLMLLSSQEAETLTTPEGKQALTNDILALFDQPLTDPQPFLTINDVLYTDFIVQ